In one Trichosurus vulpecula isolate mTriVul1 chromosome 8, mTriVul1.pri, whole genome shotgun sequence genomic region, the following are encoded:
- the C8H15orf62 gene encoding uncharacterized protein C15orf62 homolog, mitochondrial yields the protein METWRKGSFRNNSFFKRLSLGRPRRLRRQGSVLSQASTAGGDHEEYSNREVIRELRGRPDGRRLPLWGDEQPRSTLLAPPKPPRLYRESSSCPNILEPSPTYAAAYSATLPSAISLAGPLHEYSEEDSLEATPLQEAPADLPDPFFSFKVDLGISLLEEVLQMLREQFPRDPWA from the coding sequence ATGGAGACATGGCGGAAAGGATCCTTCCGCAACAATTCTTTCTTCAAACGTCTGAGTCTCGGGAGACCACGGCGACTCCGACGGCAAGGCAGTGTGCTCAGCCAAGCCAGTACTGCGGGGGGAGACCATGAGGAATACAGTAACCGGGAGGTCATCCGGGAGCTTCGGGGAAGGCCGGATGGCCGCCGCCTGCCTTTGTGGGGGGACGAGCAGCCCAGATCCACACTGCTGGCCCCACCCAAACCCCCACGCCTGTACCGGGAAAGTTCCAGTTGTCCCAACATTCTAGAGCCCTCACCTACCTATGCTGCTGCCTACTCAGCCACCCTTCCCTCAGCCATCTCCCTGGCTGGACCACTACACGAGTACTCTGAGGAGGACTCCCTAGAGGCCACGCCCTTACAGGAGGCACCTGCCGACCTCCCTGAccccttcttctccttcaaaGTGGACCTAGGGATTTCGCTTCTTGAGGAAGTTCTACagatgctgagagagcagttccCTAGGGACCCGTGGGCCTGA